A part of Leptospira wolffii serovar Khorat str. Khorat-H2 genomic DNA contains:
- a CDS encoding STAS domain-containing protein, with the protein MEISIRKSGDTNIVSLSGSLDIYTSIDLKNFFEQNIDRNNNNVVINLEKLNYIDSSGIGMLIKQLNYVQELNGKFFIANMKAAIEKVFKVAGLTSYFQTLSETEFSSQFP; encoded by the coding sequence ATGGAAATCAGCATTAGAAAATCCGGCGATACAAACATAGTAAGCCTTTCCGGGAGCCTGGACATTTATACGTCCATCGATCTCAAGAATTTCTTCGAACAGAATATCGATCGAAACAATAATAACGTAGTCATCAATCTGGAAAAACTGAATTACATCGATTCTTCCGGTATCGGTATGCTCATCAAGCAGTTGAATTATGTCCAAGAATTGAACGGCAAATTCTTCATAGCGAATATGAAAGCGGCCATCGAAAAAGTTTTCAAAGTAGCCGGTCTCACTTCCTATTTTCAAACTCTCTCGGAAACGGAGTTCTCCAGCCAGTTCCCTTAA
- a CDS encoding type I phosphomannose isomerase catalytic subunit — MQKVFQFEPIYKEKVWGGRKLETFLGRNLPPGEIGESWEISDYGSDLSVIVNGEYSGKTLREAYRSDPDSVLGKPFRGKDFPLLIKLIDAKEKLSVQVHPDDAYADKFDPESSGKKEAWTVLQADTGSKLVCGFSRKTNREEFADYVKSNRVEEVLNEVEVSELDSFLLNPGRIHAIGAGILLMEVQQSSDSTYRVYDYGRPRELHLSKALDVLDYSSADPQDRLSRKRIDAAGYERFLLTANDKFRMEILESDREILLPAFSQEPVFHVLMILEGHCFVEGLDLKKGDTVLVTAAGIREGVVCRPGSPKLRLAWSGPGTDWIAFNADSR, encoded by the coding sequence ATGCAGAAGGTTTTCCAATTCGAACCGATCTATAAGGAAAAAGTCTGGGGCGGAAGAAAGCTAGAGACATTTCTAGGGCGAAATCTTCCACCGGGAGAGATAGGAGAATCATGGGAAATTTCCGATTATGGATCCGATCTCTCCGTTATCGTTAACGGAGAATATTCTGGCAAAACGTTGCGCGAAGCCTACCGTTCGGATCCGGATTCCGTTTTGGGTAAGCCTTTTCGAGGAAAGGATTTTCCCCTTCTTATCAAACTCATAGACGCAAAAGAAAAACTCTCCGTGCAAGTGCATCCCGACGATGCATATGCGGATAAATTCGATCCCGAGTCTTCCGGTAAGAAGGAAGCATGGACAGTGTTGCAAGCGGATACAGGATCCAAATTGGTCTGCGGTTTTTCCAGAAAGACAAACCGGGAAGAATTCGCCGATTATGTAAAGTCCAACCGAGTCGAAGAGGTTCTGAACGAAGTGGAAGTATCCGAATTGGATTCCTTTCTTCTGAATCCGGGACGTATTCATGCGATCGGAGCGGGCATTCTTCTCATGGAAGTGCAACAGTCTTCGGATTCCACTTACCGCGTTTACGATTACGGTCGTCCTAGAGAGTTGCATCTTAGTAAGGCCTTGGACGTCTTGGATTATTCTTCCGCGGATCCTCAGGATAGATTGTCTCGTAAAAGGATCGATGCTGCCGGTTACGAAAGATTCCTACTGACCGCGAACGATAAGTTTCGGATGGAGATTTTGGAATCGGATCGGGAAATTCTTCTCCCCGCTTTTTCCCAAGAACCGGTATTTCACGTTCTTATGATATTAGAAGGGCATTGCTTCGTGGAGGGTTTGGATCTCAAAAAAGGGGATACGGTACTCGTCACCGCTGCGGGAATCCGGGAGGGAGTCGTTTGCAGACCCGGATCTCCTAAACTTAGATTGGCTTGGTCCGGACCGGGCACGGATTGGATTGCGTTTAATGCAGATTCCAGATAA
- a CDS encoding SpoIIE family protein phosphatase yields the protein MNYYLFLPISALITNTLLISYVFARRFRSAVIRDFLRFALFIDLWLLSYILYWSMFPPEWMTPIFKLSCFTWLPTGLFYLETVYSFLNIRSKIVLPFFRFAVIGTILITASTDWIIKGSVLYDWGYELDPGILFVAFSGVVASGPAIWGLALLLKERFQTRQRKIRSQLDLWILGTAIALGISIYTELFNLDEQGRFLSVPLTPVAVTIQSIFTLVAITRYGFLNISLERIAIELFRDIHDGIVLTKENGEFFFANQAAIQILNGAPSKEGFFKPEEYFVGFRPEQDHFPRDYQLSNKSGQTFIELTLSDIRISDQEFGTLYLLRDVTERKAAQEKIHQLYSHIVNDLEIARITQASIITQKFPDKGAYRIHSFFQPIDKVGGDMLRVIDHPSGRVDILFADVSGHGIASAMVGGMLSITFQIVSGKLLSPKESLSEIHEMLSKVVLHHHISAVFASYYPDENRVRFSYAGHHPILVLRKGKLLPLEGEGRILLAIKELQLQDYSFDLLPADRLLFYSDGLYEVKNEVGEILGYEEFLEWLGQMADRDTRSLLEAAQRKALEFGKGKHNDDLAMLALEIDSK from the coding sequence ATGAATTATTACCTTTTTCTCCCTATAAGCGCTTTAATCACAAATACTCTCTTAATTTCATACGTTTTCGCTAGAAGGTTCCGAAGCGCCGTAATCCGGGACTTCCTGAGATTCGCCCTATTCATAGATCTTTGGCTGCTTTCCTATATCCTTTACTGGAGCATGTTTCCTCCGGAATGGATGACTCCTATCTTCAAACTTTCCTGTTTTACCTGGCTTCCTACTGGCTTATTCTATTTGGAAACCGTTTACAGTTTTTTAAACATTCGTTCAAAAATCGTTCTCCCTTTTTTCCGATTCGCTGTCATCGGAACCATTCTGATCACCGCCTCTACAGATTGGATCATAAAAGGCTCCGTTCTATACGATTGGGGTTACGAACTGGATCCTGGAATTCTGTTCGTAGCGTTCAGCGGAGTAGTGGCCAGTGGTCCCGCAATTTGGGGTTTGGCCCTGCTATTAAAAGAAAGATTCCAAACCCGCCAGCGAAAGATCAGAAGTCAACTCGATCTCTGGATCTTGGGAACTGCCATCGCCTTGGGCATCAGTATTTATACCGAACTGTTCAATTTAGACGAACAGGGAAGATTCCTCTCCGTTCCGCTGACTCCGGTTGCGGTTACAATCCAATCCATCTTCACGCTCGTCGCAATCACTCGATACGGGTTTCTAAATATCAGTCTGGAAAGAATCGCGATCGAATTATTCCGGGATATACACGACGGAATCGTACTCACTAAGGAGAATGGGGAATTCTTCTTCGCGAACCAGGCCGCCATACAAATCTTGAACGGGGCCCCTTCCAAAGAAGGATTCTTCAAACCGGAAGAATACTTCGTCGGGTTCCGTCCGGAACAGGACCATTTTCCCAGGGATTATCAGTTATCCAATAAATCCGGCCAAACTTTCATCGAGCTTACATTATCCGACATTCGTATCTCCGACCAGGAATTCGGAACATTATATCTTCTGAGAGACGTAACGGAAAGAAAGGCGGCCCAGGAGAAAATCCACCAGCTCTATTCCCATATCGTAAACGATTTGGAAATCGCTAGAATCACCCAGGCATCCATTATTACCCAGAAATTTCCGGACAAAGGCGCCTATCGTATCCATTCCTTCTTCCAACCTATCGATAAGGTAGGGGGAGATATGCTCCGAGTCATAGACCATCCTTCGGGAAGAGTGGACATACTCTTTGCCGACGTTTCAGGACACGGAATCGCTTCGGCCATGGTGGGAGGTATGCTTTCCATCACCTTCCAAATCGTATCGGGCAAATTGCTTTCCCCGAAGGAAAGCCTTTCCGAAATCCACGAGATGCTTTCCAAGGTCGTACTCCACCATCATATTTCCGCCGTATTCGCGAGCTATTATCCGGACGAGAATCGAGTCCGATTCTCTTACGCGGGTCATCACCCCATCCTCGTTCTCAGAAAGGGCAAACTACTTCCTTTAGAAGGAGAAGGTAGAATCCTACTCGCAATCAAGGAGCTGCAACTGCAGGATTATTCTTTCGATTTACTCCCTGCAGATCGTCTGTTGTTTTATTCGGACGGTCTATACGAAGTGAAAAACGAAGTAGGGGAAATTCTAGGCTACGAAGAATTTTTGGAATGGTTAGGGCAAATGGCGGACAGGGACACAAGATCCCTTCTGGAAGCCGCCCAAAGAAAGGCCTTGGAATTCGGAAAAGGAAAACATAACGACGACCTTGCTATGCTGGCTCTGGAGATCGATTCCAAATGA
- a CDS encoding bifunctional riboflavin kinase/FAD synthetase, translating into MKILRSLENLKTDLNTPTVVTLGNFDGIHLGHQALLERTKEISLEKGVPSCVVTYYPNPALVLGKDKDSGGITTQSDKETLIESYGIDWLIVVPFTLEFAQIEAEDFLKNVLIDGLGAKHILIGFNHCFGKGRRGDYELLKRYSSELGYELEKLDPVFLGNTKLSSSHVRSLLRSGKVEEVEECLGREFSVSGSVVEGHKRGRAIGFPTANVRPLPELILPGIGVYAGRTEIDGKTYPSMINIGNNPTFGDNVVSLESHIFDFSGDIYGKTVRILFTSKIREEIKFSGVDALVSQLKADEEVSRKILAER; encoded by the coding sequence TTGAAAATTCTTAGAAGTCTGGAGAACCTAAAGACGGATTTGAACACCCCTACGGTGGTGACTCTGGGTAATTTCGACGGAATTCATTTGGGGCACCAGGCCCTCTTGGAAAGAACCAAGGAAATCTCCCTCGAAAAAGGCGTTCCTTCTTGTGTGGTCACCTATTACCCGAACCCCGCCTTAGTTTTAGGTAAAGACAAGGACTCCGGCGGAATCACGACTCAATCGGATAAGGAAACGTTGATAGAATCCTACGGAATCGATTGGCTCATCGTAGTTCCATTCACTCTCGAATTCGCGCAAATAGAGGCGGAAGATTTCCTGAAAAACGTTCTAATCGACGGACTTGGCGCCAAGCATATTCTGATAGGCTTCAATCATTGCTTCGGAAAAGGAAGAAGAGGAGATTACGAACTTCTAAAGCGATACTCCTCGGAACTCGGATACGAATTGGAAAAATTGGATCCGGTCTTTCTGGGTAACACCAAACTTTCCAGCTCCCATGTTCGGTCCCTTTTGCGATCCGGAAAAGTCGAGGAAGTGGAGGAATGCCTAGGTAGGGAATTCTCCGTATCCGGTTCCGTGGTAGAAGGTCACAAACGCGGGAGAGCCATCGGTTTTCCCACGGCAAACGTCCGTCCATTACCCGAATTGATCCTACCGGGAATCGGAGTCTACGCTGGAAGAACGGAAATCGACGGCAAAACCTATCCGAGCATGATCAATATCGGAAACAATCCGACCTTCGGAGACAATGTCGTAAGTTTGGAAAGTCATATCTTCGATTTTTCGGGAGATATTTACGGAAAGACGGTTAGGATTTTATTCACAAGCAAGATCCGGGAAGAAATCAAATTCTCGGGAGTGGACGCTTTGGTTTCCCAATTGAAGGCGGACGAAGAAGTCTCCCGTAAGATTTTAGCCGAACGTTGA
- a CDS encoding J domain-containing protein, with product MSPPWIDHYRVLGLRYGASPESVKHRYRELAKIFHPDNQGTGSPDVFLQVVQSYQILSQPEERSRFDLEFLSRKKEEEDSRSRIHWIPPSRIQFATQAVEFARRGLLRAGMRSRDRKKYTGIYHDIRICLKKEEFSGRIFAAIPLVVRSICPECRGSDLNCGSCGGKGSYKSFRYLKWSPEPGSLVPGRIYTLDLSGFRPDAFTHFKKRTLKVKIELFLGGKK from the coding sequence ATGAGTCCGCCCTGGATCGATCATTACAGAGTTTTAGGCCTGAGATACGGAGCGAGCCCGGAGAGCGTAAAACATCGGTACAGGGAATTGGCTAAGATCTTTCATCCGGACAACCAGGGAACCGGTTCTCCGGATGTGTTCCTACAAGTCGTTCAATCCTACCAAATTCTCTCCCAACCGGAGGAGAGATCCCGTTTCGATCTGGAATTCCTCTCCAGAAAAAAAGAGGAGGAAGATTCTCGTTCTCGCATCCATTGGATTCCTCCATCTAGGATTCAATTCGCAACCCAGGCGGTGGAATTCGCTCGTAGAGGGTTGCTCCGTGCGGGGATGAGAAGCAGGGATAGAAAAAAATACACCGGAATCTATCACGATATACGTATCTGTCTTAAGAAAGAGGAGTTTTCGGGAAGAATCTTCGCCGCCATTCCTCTGGTGGTCCGCTCCATTTGTCCGGAGTGCAGAGGCTCCGATTTGAATTGCGGGTCCTGCGGAGGAAAAGGGAGCTATAAGAGTTTTCGATATTTGAAATGGAGTCCCGAACCGGGTAGTCTTGTTCCGGGGAGAATCTACACTCTGGATCTTTCCGGATTTCGTCCCGACGCGTTTACTCATTTCAAGAAGCGGACCCTTAAAGTTAAAATTGAACTCTTCCTGGGCGGAAAAAAATAG
- a CDS encoding HNH endonuclease, translated as MQIPDNSGFSEEPLLWVSESEIKKQRQIAKELRKTPWWKKKKADGICHYCGKKFPPEDLTMDHLIPLAKGGKSIKANLVPACKDCNNAKKNKLPFEDF; from the coding sequence ATGCAGATTCCAGATAATAGCGGCTTTTCGGAAGAGCCTTTACTCTGGGTCAGCGAATCCGAAATCAAAAAGCAGAGACAAATCGCCAAGGAATTGCGTAAGACTCCTTGGTGGAAAAAAAAGAAGGCGGACGGAATTTGCCATTATTGCGGGAAGAAATTTCCGCCGGAAGATCTGACCATGGATCATCTGATACCCTTGGCTAAGGGCGGAAAGTCCATTAAAGCCAACCTAGTTCCCGCCTGCAAAGACTGCAATAACGCTAAAAAGAACAAATTACCTTTCGAGGATTTTTAA
- the fliD gene encoding flagellar filament capping protein FliD → MPAFSIPGLSSGQDTNQIVKKLVELEAKPIRRLEQQNGYNEAQVKAWNDLKTLTTDLQNKTREIISFTAPFATKSIVSDPEGVITGDAARSASSGKRKIEVKELATFHQISGDPIDNERKIPAGNFKIFSGDNEKEIEFQGGTVRDLFLTIRTAAAGIVQPTLVKVDQDKSVLTLAASQSGLDNQLKFDDTNGVLKAAALVGGMLPQDPPQSFSLPWEPGQTNAFQPDKYGMSADAKPTFIPGDAAKKEPSKVKLGPKQAFQFHVDAKEGKKGARIEAILSEPLEEGETISLGVVYDQDEQDKVLLDTAYHKEGKIRITFKSAMEGKKIHKVIVVNQTGKEKEFSGFRFVLPSEFNGAKPAKTIAEAKDATFTVDGIEVKRPKNDGLTDVLDGVLLNLNKKSEGPVTVDIKVDSAKGIRMIKEFIEAYNNVLKYSKNATAVNRDGNMTDSKLDDPDISRSFWEGKTKTGVLAGENSVVRLVAGMKTVTTSSFPALGTSEIRTLADIGVSTGDVGSKWADIQDGFLTLDEAKLSRKLAENPDAVRHLFAQDTNSDARMDIGVGVNLVEHLKPYTQFAGGLVTSKIKLLEEQVSDNNKKIKNFESHLMSYEKKLKEKFLYMEQGVGKNKAVGSYLNNNLSRGQGDDK, encoded by the coding sequence ATGCCCGCGTTTTCCATTCCGGGACTTAGCTCCGGTCAGGACACCAATCAGATCGTAAAGAAGCTCGTAGAACTCGAAGCCAAGCCCATCCGTAGATTGGAGCAGCAAAACGGGTACAACGAAGCGCAGGTCAAAGCCTGGAACGACCTCAAGACTCTGACCACGGACCTCCAAAATAAAACCAGAGAAATCATATCATTTACGGCTCCTTTCGCCACTAAGTCCATCGTTTCCGATCCCGAAGGAGTGATCACCGGAGACGCGGCTCGCTCCGCGTCCAGCGGAAAGAGAAAGATAGAAGTGAAGGAACTTGCCACATTCCATCAAATCTCGGGAGATCCTATCGATAACGAGAGAAAGATTCCAGCAGGTAACTTCAAGATTTTTTCCGGAGACAACGAGAAAGAGATCGAATTTCAGGGTGGAACTGTCCGGGATTTATTTCTCACCATTCGTACCGCCGCTGCGGGGATCGTTCAACCCACTCTAGTGAAAGTGGATCAGGATAAATCCGTTTTAACGTTAGCCGCTTCCCAATCCGGATTGGACAACCAACTCAAGTTCGACGATACGAACGGAGTCTTAAAGGCAGCCGCTCTTGTGGGAGGAATGCTGCCCCAGGATCCTCCCCAGTCCTTCTCTCTACCTTGGGAACCGGGACAGACCAACGCTTTTCAACCGGATAAATACGGAATGAGCGCGGATGCCAAACCTACGTTTATTCCAGGCGACGCAGCGAAGAAGGAACCTTCCAAGGTAAAACTAGGACCCAAGCAGGCTTTCCAATTTCATGTGGATGCAAAGGAAGGAAAGAAGGGGGCGAGAATAGAAGCCATTCTCTCCGAGCCTTTGGAAGAAGGGGAGACGATTTCCTTAGGAGTGGTCTACGACCAGGACGAGCAAGATAAAGTGCTTCTGGATACGGCATACCATAAGGAAGGAAAGATCCGCATTACTTTCAAATCCGCGATGGAAGGAAAGAAGATCCATAAGGTGATCGTGGTCAACCAAACCGGAAAGGAGAAGGAATTCTCGGGTTTCCGTTTCGTCCTTCCTTCCGAATTCAACGGAGCCAAGCCCGCAAAGACGATCGCGGAGGCGAAGGACGCAACGTTTACCGTGGACGGGATCGAAGTCAAGAGACCCAAGAACGATGGGTTGACGGACGTACTCGATGGGGTACTTCTGAATCTGAATAAGAAAAGCGAAGGACCTGTCACGGTGGATATCAAGGTGGATTCCGCGAAAGGAATCCGTATGATCAAAGAATTCATCGAAGCATATAATAATGTTCTAAAATATTCCAAGAATGCCACGGCCGTAAATCGGGACGGTAATATGACCGACTCGAAATTGGACGATCCGGATATCAGCAGGTCCTTTTGGGAAGGCAAAACCAAGACAGGAGTGCTTGCGGGAGAAAATTCCGTGGTACGATTGGTTGCGGGTATGAAAACCGTAACCACGTCTTCGTTCCCCGCATTGGGTACGTCGGAAATTCGTACCCTGGCCGACATAGGAGTTTCCACAGGGGATGTGGGAAGTAAATGGGCGGATATCCAAGACGGATTTTTGACCCTAGACGAGGCAAAGCTTTCCAGAAAGCTCGCGGAAAATCCGGACGCGGTCCGGCATTTGTTCGCCCAGGATACGAATTCGGACGCTAGAATGGATATTGGCGTCGGTGTGAATCTGGTGGAGCATCTGAAGCCGTACACCCAATTCGCCGGAGGTTTGGTCACAAGCAAGATCAAACTTCTGGAAGAACAGGTTTCGGATAATAATAAGAAAATTAAGAATTTTGAATCCCATCTCATGAGCTACGAAAAGAAGCTGAAGGAAAAGTTTCTGTATATGGAGCAGGGAGTGGGTAAGAACAAGGCCGTAGGATCCTATCTGAACAATAATCTCAGTAGGGGCCAAGGCGACGACAAGTAA
- a CDS encoding LIC_12936 family protein has protein sequence MKKQLLLILLLITMGWNIFAQDFEADGQIKILPYEPTQVKDIESLTKDIKDFHKRIEQMLPFLNKRKKIIDNEYFQFVPALENFNFPVRDRYLIDKKFYLKVSGGQGALKLEGVRFITRKSLVTKLRPVNDEIGEMKNDGISSSDPSTIVLIVKRRTDAGTKEETFNLANIRNPNQRVKFVRSYRDNLGEVVRAIDKYVEGTIRADSKDVDTMLDGLDSGGSFQEYDSNR, from the coding sequence ATGAAGAAGCAACTTTTACTTATTCTTCTGCTAATTACCATGGGTTGGAATATTTTCGCCCAGGATTTTGAAGCGGATGGTCAGATCAAAATTCTCCCCTATGAGCCGACTCAGGTTAAGGATATAGAGAGTCTGACCAAGGATATCAAGGACTTTCATAAGAGAATCGAACAGATGCTTCCCTTCCTGAATAAAAGGAAAAAAATTATTGATAACGAATACTTCCAATTCGTTCCTGCTTTGGAGAATTTCAATTTTCCCGTGCGAGACAGATATCTGATCGATAAGAAGTTTTATCTCAAAGTTTCCGGAGGTCAGGGAGCTTTGAAATTGGAAGGAGTCCGTTTTATTACCCGCAAATCCTTGGTCACTAAACTCCGTCCCGTAAACGACGAGATCGGAGAGATGAAGAATGACGGAATCTCTTCCTCGGATCCTTCCACTATCGTTCTAATCGTAAAAAGACGTACGGATGCGGGAACGAAGGAAGAAACCTTCAACTTGGCAAATATACGAAATCCTAATCAAAGAGTGAAATTCGTAAGATCCTATAGGGACAACCTCGGCGAGGTCGTTCGAGCCATAGATAAATATGTGGAAGGTACGATTCGTGCCGACTCCAAGGATGTGGACACTATGCTCGACGGTTTGGATAGCGGCGGTTCCTTCCAGGAATACGACTCGAATCGATAG
- a CDS encoding SpoIIE family protein phosphatase, with translation MNPYLIVPLSALFINLYLFTYVLALKGRHRVVHLYLLYSGDLSLWILSIILYWSFLPPHWMIWIFKISSISWLLCGTLFLEFVFAFLSKNPNIALYLLRGLSLAVFPITLTTDWIIRGVERKYWGDILLPGPLYSYSLNVLIVAPAIYAVFLLIYESRKEESGFRKQCYLLAFGTLLTSILGFLTTVLPRLPRGDLSYPPLSGSASVIQSICIFIAIAKYGFLEIRLEKIALQLYSKLREGVLLLSTSDDLLYWNESAREMLGFSKDSPSPEKLNLANYLEGFTKKAFSRMDFKRKKEIQRETEPEDEYSLPRSNSLYLEVSKSEIPISGRDVGKVYVLRDITEKKEASERINMLYSRVIRDLDIAREVQDTITTREFPISDKFKIFSYFRPYDRVGGDILNCVEGTDGSLEILFADVSGHGISSAMVAAMASIAFSVVSRKGSKPKEGLLFTNDLLSSVVTQHFISAVYLRYEPNTRILEYSYGGHHAGLLLRGGQTLELEGKGGVLLAVGTPILEEFRTELKPGDRLLLYSDGLFEVRGSKGIPMGNSTLIEAVKKLSYQDSNALIRSLVSYSESYGDGVMTDDLTLFCLEVTG, from the coding sequence ATGAATCCTTATTTAATCGTTCCGTTATCTGCTCTTTTCATTAATCTGTATTTATTTACGTACGTTCTCGCTCTGAAGGGAAGGCATAGGGTAGTTCATCTTTATCTATTGTATTCCGGAGATCTGAGCCTTTGGATATTGTCCATCATACTCTATTGGTCTTTTTTACCTCCTCATTGGATGATTTGGATTTTCAAAATCAGTTCGATTTCCTGGCTACTCTGCGGAACCCTTTTCCTGGAGTTCGTATTCGCATTTCTATCCAAAAATCCGAATATAGCCCTGTATCTTTTGAGAGGACTCTCTCTGGCGGTGTTTCCGATCACACTTACCACGGATTGGATCATCCGAGGAGTGGAAAGAAAATACTGGGGAGACATTCTCCTCCCCGGACCGTTATATTCTTATAGCCTGAACGTTCTAATTGTGGCCCCCGCAATATACGCCGTCTTTCTTCTGATTTACGAATCCAGAAAAGAAGAATCCGGATTTAGAAAACAATGCTATCTGCTCGCCTTCGGAACCTTGCTTACTTCGATACTCGGTTTCTTAACCACCGTTTTGCCCAGGCTTCCGAGAGGAGACTTAAGTTATCCTCCTTTGAGCGGTAGCGCCAGCGTGATACAATCCATCTGTATCTTCATCGCGATCGCGAAATACGGATTTTTGGAAATCCGACTGGAGAAGATCGCTTTGCAACTTTATTCTAAATTGAGAGAGGGTGTTCTTCTTCTTTCCACCTCCGACGATCTACTCTATTGGAATGAGAGCGCGAGAGAGATGCTCGGATTTTCCAAAGACTCCCCCTCTCCCGAGAAATTGAATCTTGCCAATTACCTGGAAGGATTCACCAAAAAGGCGTTCTCCAGAATGGATTTTAAAAGGAAGAAAGAAATCCAAAGGGAGACGGAACCGGAAGACGAGTATTCTCTGCCTAGGTCAAACTCACTCTATCTCGAAGTCTCGAAATCGGAGATCCCTATTTCCGGAAGGGATGTCGGGAAAGTCTACGTTCTGAGAGATATCACGGAAAAGAAGGAAGCCTCGGAGAGAATCAATATGCTCTATTCCAGAGTAATCCGGGACTTGGATATCGCGAGAGAAGTACAGGATACAATCACCACTCGTGAGTTTCCCATCTCCGATAAATTCAAAATCTTTTCCTATTTCCGGCCTTATGATCGAGTAGGAGGGGATATCTTAAATTGCGTGGAAGGAACCGACGGAAGCCTGGAAATCCTTTTCGCGGACGTTTCAGGACACGGAATCTCCTCGGCAATGGTGGCCGCCATGGCGTCCATCGCATTCAGTGTCGTCTCCCGCAAAGGAAGTAAACCGAAAGAGGGACTATTATTCACGAACGACTTGCTGTCTTCCGTAGTAACCCAGCACTTCATATCCGCCGTATACCTAAGATACGAACCGAACACAAGAATATTAGAATATAGCTATGGAGGACATCATGCCGGATTGCTTCTTAGGGGCGGACAAACCCTGGAATTGGAGGGAAAAGGAGGAGTCCTTCTCGCTGTAGGAACTCCTATCTTGGAGGAATTCCGAACGGAATTGAAACCGGGAGATCGATTGCTCTTATACTCGGACGGATTATTCGAAGTAAGAGGATCCAAAGGGATTCCTATGGGTAACTCAACCCTAATAGAAGCGGTAAAAAAGCTATCCTACCAGGACTCGAACGCGCTTATCCGCTCCCTAGTATCCTATTCGGAATCCTATGGAGACGGAGTCATGACGGACGACTTAACTTTATTCTGCTTGGAAGTTACCGGATAA
- a CDS encoding LIC10729 family protein, with translation MNWLRFAILLFLIPATAGQGLSGEENRKTKNFENFAKPMGGESYISEDYKTFPELSVWGLHNGLKLAPDRKDPAPGSGTGRLFDNQCRMVPEQGLEVLLIADPDRKDTIYVYFDLTLFERTEYAARLPARELRIYANGKEKRIVRFPDSGLYTKALYSGTPPVFIEVDPSELADGRLLLKLVPIAGEKGRFWGIWDVFLSYTPPEFG, from the coding sequence ATGAACTGGCTCCGTTTTGCAATACTCTTATTCCTGATTCCGGCCACTGCGGGCCAGGGTCTTTCCGGAGAGGAAAATCGGAAAACGAAAAATTTCGAGAATTTCGCCAAACCTATGGGAGGAGAATCCTATATCTCCGAGGATTATAAGACTTTTCCGGAGCTCTCCGTTTGGGGACTGCATAACGGTTTGAAATTGGCTCCGGACAGAAAGGACCCGGCTCCGGGATCCGGAACGGGAAGGCTCTTCGATAACCAATGTAGAATGGTCCCCGAGCAAGGTTTGGAAGTCCTACTAATCGCGGATCCGGATCGGAAGGACACCATTTACGTCTATTTCGACCTGACTCTTTTCGAAAGAACGGAGTACGCAGCTCGTTTGCCTGCGAGGGAACTTAGAATCTATGCCAATGGGAAAGAGAAGAGGATCGTGCGTTTTCCCGATTCCGGTTTATATACAAAGGCTTTGTATTCGGGAACTCCTCCCGTCTTTATAGAAGTGGATCCCTCCGAACTTGCTGACGGACGGTTGCTTCTGAAATTGGTTCCGATTGCCGGAGAAAAGGGAAGGTTCTGGGGAATTTGGGACGTTTTTCTTTCTTACACGCCCCCGGAATTCGGTTAA